The Caulobacter sp. FWC26 genome contains a region encoding:
- a CDS encoding cytochrome c family protein, whose amino-acid sequence MSDLTFNKIAGGVLLTGLVIFGLREASSIVFAKHEVEKAGYEIAVQEEGAEGGAAAVETLPDWNAVLTPANVAAGQAVSAKCAACHKFDASNANGTGPGLWDVVGRKPAAHAGFNYSTAMKDFAAKTPVWDYDHLYEFLKAPGKYVSGTNMTFVGLKKSEDRVAIIAYMHSLGSKLPVPPPRPAAAAAPAEGAAPAAEGAAPAAEGAAPAAGAAATPAAPAAAAPAAPKA is encoded by the coding sequence ATGAGCGACCTGACGTTCAACAAGATCGCTGGCGGCGTGCTGCTGACCGGCCTCGTTATTTTCGGTCTGCGGGAAGCGTCGTCCATCGTCTTCGCCAAGCACGAAGTCGAAAAGGCCGGCTACGAGATCGCGGTCCAGGAAGAAGGCGCCGAAGGCGGCGCGGCGGCGGTCGAGACCCTGCCCGACTGGAACGCCGTCCTGACCCCGGCCAACGTGGCCGCCGGCCAGGCCGTCTCGGCCAAGTGCGCCGCCTGCCACAAGTTCGACGCCAGCAACGCCAACGGCACGGGCCCGGGTCTGTGGGACGTGGTGGGCCGTAAGCCGGCTGCGCATGCGGGTTTCAACTACTCGACCGCCATGAAGGACTTCGCGGCCAAGACGCCGGTGTGGGACTACGACCACCTGTATGAATTCCTGAAGGCCCCGGGTAAGTACGTCTCGGGCACGAACATGACGTTCGTCGGCCTGAAGAAGTCGGAAGATCGCGTCGCGATCATCGCCTACATGCACAGCCTGGGTTCGAAGCTGCCGGTCCCGCCGCCGCGTCCGGCCGCCGCCGCTGCTCCGGCCGAAGGCGCCGCCCCGGCTGCTGAAGGCGCGGCTCCAGCCGCTGAAGGCGCCGCGCCCGCCGCCGGCGCCGCCGCGACTCCGGCCGCTCCGGCCGCCGCCGCCCCGGCTGCCCCGAAGGCCTAA
- a CDS encoding type II secretion system F family protein, with protein MKLVEALTNPSNVLTAFIAVVVFATIITLASPVMRDNNLEGRLKSVANRREELRRRSRQSIATRGGGAGGSLRHQDEGLYKNVVERLQLSRLLEDPKVVEKLAQAGFRGPKPVSTFYFFRFAMPFAFAAGAAFYLYLINDFGLLPIQKLCACVAFLALGYYAPNVYITNVAQKRRESIVAAFPDALDLLLICVESGMSIEAAIQKVGAEVGAQSMELAEELSLLTAELSYLPDRRLAYENLARRTNHPGIKSVATAMIQAERYGTPLGTALRVMAKENRELRLSAAEKKAAALPAQLTVPMILFFLPVLFVMILGPAIMKVQDAFK; from the coding sequence GTGAAGCTTGTCGAAGCCCTGACCAACCCCTCGAACGTGCTGACGGCGTTTATTGCCGTGGTCGTGTTCGCCACCATCATCACCCTGGCCTCGCCGGTGATGCGCGACAACAATTTGGAAGGCCGTCTGAAGTCGGTGGCCAACCGCCGCGAGGAACTGCGGCGCCGGTCGCGGCAATCCATCGCGACGCGTGGCGGCGGGGCCGGCGGCAGCCTTCGTCACCAGGACGAGGGTCTTTACAAGAACGTCGTGGAGCGGCTGCAGCTGTCGCGCCTGCTGGAGGACCCCAAGGTCGTCGAGAAGCTGGCCCAAGCCGGCTTCCGCGGCCCCAAGCCTGTCAGCACCTTCTACTTCTTTCGGTTCGCCATGCCGTTCGCCTTCGCGGCGGGCGCGGCCTTCTATCTGTATCTGATCAACGACTTCGGCCTGCTGCCCATCCAGAAGCTGTGCGCCTGCGTAGCCTTCCTGGCCTTAGGCTACTATGCGCCCAATGTCTACATCACCAATGTCGCCCAGAAGCGCCGCGAGTCGATCGTGGCCGCCTTCCCGGACGCGCTGGACCTGCTGCTGATCTGCGTCGAAAGCGGCATGTCGATCGAGGCGGCGATCCAGAAGGTCGGGGCCGAGGTCGGGGCGCAATCGATGGAATTGGCCGAAGAGCTGTCCCTGCTGACCGCCGAACTGTCTTACCTGCCCGACCGCCGCCTGGCCTACGAAAACCTCGCCCGCCGCACCAACCATCCCGGCATCAAGTCGGTGGCCACGGCCATGATTCAGGCCGAGCGCTACGGGACGCCGCTGGGCACGGCTCTGCGCGTCATGGCCAAGGAGAACCGCGAGCTACGTCTCTCCGCCGCCGAGAAGAAAGCCGCCGCCCTGCCGGCTCAGCTCACTGTGCCGATGATCCTGTTCTTCCTGCCGGTGCTGTTCGTGATGATCCTGGGCCCGGCGATCATGAAGGTGCAGGACGCCTTTAAATAG
- a CDS encoding M17 family metallopeptidase: MTDPAHPILAETDGKAILVHPVAESEVEAFLARKRAPVRTYATANKFAGKVGQVLVVPGASGAVEQVLMGVGSGRADLSLLRGLAGKLPAGDYALLRLPKGLDGEQAALGFALGTYRYDRYKKRGEPIPRLLAPKGVDVTFVTALAHACALCRDMVNTPANDMGPLQIETIAGEIAEKYGATLSVVRGDDLLRENYPAVHAVGRAAVDARAPRMIEIAWGDPSHPVLALVGKGVVFDTGGLDIKPSSGMRLMKKDMGGAAHALALGRMVMEARLPVRLVILTPVVENAIAGDAMRPGDVLATRAGLTVEVGNTDAEGRLILADALTRAAELKPALTLDFATLTGAARVAMGPFVIPFWTADDTLAAQIETASRKVSDPLWRLPLTEAYRDALDSDIADLKNDPDGWAQAGATTAALFLQRFAPSEGSWAHFDVFAWNPKGRPGYPVGAEVQAIRAAFAMLQARFAR, translated from the coding sequence ATGACCGACCCCGCGCATCCGATCCTCGCCGAGACCGACGGCAAGGCGATCCTGGTGCATCCCGTCGCGGAGTCCGAGGTCGAGGCGTTCCTGGCGCGAAAGCGTGCGCCGGTAAGGACTTACGCCACCGCCAACAAGTTCGCGGGCAAGGTCGGGCAGGTGCTGGTCGTCCCCGGCGCTAGCGGGGCGGTCGAGCAGGTGCTGATGGGTGTGGGCTCGGGCCGCGCCGATCTGTCGCTGCTGAGGGGCCTGGCGGGCAAGCTGCCGGCCGGCGACTACGCCCTCTTGCGCCTGCCCAAGGGCCTGGACGGCGAGCAGGCGGCCCTCGGCTTCGCGCTGGGGACCTATCGCTATGACCGCTACAAGAAGCGCGGCGAGCCGATCCCGCGCTTGCTGGCGCCCAAGGGCGTCGACGTGACCTTCGTCACCGCCCTGGCCCACGCCTGCGCCCTGTGCCGCGACATGGTCAACACCCCGGCCAACGACATGGGGCCGCTGCAGATCGAGACCATCGCCGGCGAGATCGCCGAGAAGTATGGGGCGACCCTGTCGGTCGTGCGGGGTGACGACCTGTTGCGGGAGAACTATCCCGCCGTCCACGCCGTGGGCCGCGCTGCGGTCGACGCCCGCGCCCCGCGGATGATCGAGATCGCCTGGGGTGATCCGTCCCATCCGGTTCTGGCCCTGGTGGGCAAGGGCGTGGTGTTCGACACCGGCGGCCTCGACATCAAGCCTTCGTCTGGCATGCGGCTGATGAAGAAGGACATGGGCGGCGCCGCCCACGCCCTGGCGCTGGGCCGGATGGTGATGGAGGCGAGGCTCCCGGTGCGCCTGGTGATCCTCACTCCCGTGGTCGAGAACGCCATCGCCGGCGACGCGATGCGGCCGGGCGACGTGCTGGCCACCCGCGCGGGCCTGACCGTCGAGGTCGGCAACACCGACGCCGAAGGCCGGCTGATCCTGGCCGACGCCCTGACCCGCGCCGCAGAGCTCAAGCCCGCCCTGACCCTGGACTTCGCCACCCTGACCGGCGCGGCGCGGGTGGCCATGGGGCCCTTCGTGATCCCGTTCTGGACCGCCGACGACACCCTGGCCGCCCAGATCGAGACCGCCTCACGCAAGGTCTCCGATCCGCTGTGGCGCCTGCCCCTGACCGAGGCCTATCGTGACGCGCTGGACAGCGACATCGCCGACCTGAAGAACGACCCCGACGGCTGGGCTCAGGCGGGCGCGACCACGGCGGCGCTGTTCCTGCAGCGCTTTGCTCCGAGCGAGGGAAGCTGGGCGCACTTCGACGTCTTCGCCTGGAACCCGAAGGGGCGGCCGGGCTATCCGGTGGGCGCCGAGGTGCAGGCTATCCGCGCCGCCTTCGCCATGCTGCAAGCCAGGTTCGCCCGATGA
- a CDS encoding 3-deoxy-manno-octulosonate cytidylyltransferase, whose amino-acid sequence MNPLILIPARMAATRLPGKPLADIGGVPMIVRVLRQGLEAGIGPVAVAAGDPEIVEAVQKAGGTAVLTDPDLPSGSDRILAALAELDPGFEHDVVINLQGDMPFVDPAVLSDCARILKEFGDADIATVVAPESSPADRSNPDVVKAVLAMEEDGTSGRALYFTRSTLYGEGPVWRHIGIYGYRREALEAFNAAAPSSLEKREKLEQLRAMELGLTIRAAVAQTAPISVDNPSDLEAARQAAGKNA is encoded by the coding sequence ATGAACCCCCTCATTCTGATCCCGGCTCGGATGGCCGCGACCCGCCTCCCGGGCAAGCCCCTGGCCGATATCGGCGGGGTTCCGATGATCGTGCGGGTTCTGCGTCAGGGCCTCGAAGCGGGTATTGGTCCGGTGGCCGTCGCCGCCGGCGACCCGGAAATCGTCGAAGCGGTTCAAAAGGCTGGCGGAACCGCCGTGCTGACCGACCCGGATCTGCCGTCGGGTTCGGACCGGATTCTGGCGGCGTTGGCTGAGCTCGATCCGGGGTTCGAGCACGACGTGGTGATCAACCTGCAGGGCGACATGCCGTTCGTGGACCCGGCGGTTCTCTCCGACTGCGCGCGAATACTTAAGGAGTTCGGCGACGCCGACATCGCCACCGTCGTAGCGCCTGAGTCTTCGCCGGCCGACCGGAGCAACCCGGATGTGGTCAAGGCTGTGCTGGCCATGGAAGAGGACGGGACGAGCGGCCGCGCGCTCTATTTCACCCGCTCCACGCTTTATGGCGAGGGCCCCGTCTGGCGCCACATCGGCATCTATGGCTATCGCCGCGAGGCGCTGGAGGCGTTCAACGCCGCCGCGCCCTCGTCGCTGGAAAAGCGCGAGAAGCTGGAGCAGCTGCGCGCCATGGAACTGGGCCTGACGATCCGCGCAGCGGTAGCGCAGACCGCGCCCATCTCCGTCGACAATCCTTCCGACCTCGAAGCGGCGCGACAGGCCGCAGGAAAGAACGCATGA
- a CDS encoding tetratricopeptide repeat protein produces the protein MCRKRALIATVLAPIALAVATPVLAADPPKAQAATAQKTPTKASPQQRAEARRLDPLAQAAFWGAEFEVDPGDAEAGAGLAKALRALGRADEAAIAATKGLIAHPDDAGLLLELARAHIARGQGFYAIEPARKVAAAYPKDWRPLTLLGVAYEQAERDEEADAAHRQAIAVAPNEATPMTNYALHLAAKGDLAGAEAQLRRAVALPSAGIQARQNLALVVGLQGRLPEAEKLVRADLPPEQVANNLAYLRAAVGQAGQGRSWDAMRAGGGR, from the coding sequence ATGTGTCGCAAGCGCGCGCTCATCGCAACCGTTCTCGCCCCCATCGCCCTGGCCGTGGCGACCCCGGTCCTGGCCGCGGATCCGCCGAAGGCCCAAGCGGCGACGGCTCAGAAGACGCCGACGAAGGCCTCGCCGCAGCAGCGGGCAGAGGCGCGGCGCCTCGACCCGCTGGCCCAGGCCGCGTTCTGGGGCGCCGAGTTCGAGGTTGATCCGGGCGACGCCGAAGCCGGCGCCGGCTTGGCAAAGGCTCTGCGCGCACTGGGCCGCGCCGACGAGGCCGCCATTGCGGCGACCAAGGGCCTGATCGCCCATCCCGATGACGCGGGTCTGCTGCTGGAACTGGCGCGCGCCCACATCGCCCGGGGCCAGGGCTTCTATGCGATCGAGCCGGCCCGCAAGGTCGCGGCGGCGTATCCCAAGGACTGGCGTCCGCTGACCCTGCTGGGCGTGGCCTACGAGCAGGCCGAGCGCGACGAGGAAGCGGACGCGGCGCACCGACAAGCGATCGCCGTGGCGCCAAACGAGGCCACGCCGATGACCAACTACGCCCTGCACCTGGCCGCCAAGGGCGATCTGGCGGGGGCCGAGGCCCAGCTTCGCCGCGCCGTGGCCTTGCCCTCGGCGGGCATCCAGGCGCGCCAGAACCTGGCCCTGGTGGTTGGCCTGCAGGGCCGTCTGCCGGAAGCCGAAAAGCTGGTCCGCGCCGACCTGCCGCCCGAGCAGGTCGCCAACAACCTCGCCTATCTGCGGGCCGCTGTGGGCCAGGCCGGCCAAGGCCGTAGCTGGGACGCCATGAGGGCTGGTGGCGGGCGCTAA
- a CDS encoding NlpC/P60 family protein, which produces MSAPDRRVTLVRDGVADRRLEGLVAADRFADVTPMQVSAPIASLRKAPEPDAEQEDQLVFGELFDVLFEVGGFAFGQARRDRYVGYVLLEALSAPVLTPEHRIAVPRTYAFAEPDIKSAIIGLYSLNALVTVEAREGRFVRGARSGWFVAHHLACVGRFETDYVAVAERFLHAPYQWGGRESLGLDCSALVQQALYACGRACPRDTDMQRDFFPEIAEADRRRGDLVFWRGHVAILLDPDTILHANAHHMATAIEPLAEAITRIAATPTGGVLGYRRV; this is translated from the coding sequence ATGAGCGCGCCAGACCGCCGCGTCACCCTGGTCCGCGATGGCGTCGCGGATCGTCGGCTCGAAGGCCTCGTCGCCGCCGACCGTTTCGCCGACGTGACGCCGATGCAGGTCAGCGCCCCGATCGCCAGCCTGCGCAAGGCCCCCGAGCCGGACGCCGAACAGGAGGACCAGCTGGTCTTCGGCGAGCTGTTCGACGTGTTGTTCGAGGTCGGCGGCTTCGCCTTCGGCCAGGCGCGCCGCGACCGCTATGTCGGCTATGTGCTGCTGGAGGCCCTGTCGGCGCCGGTGCTGACGCCCGAGCATCGTATCGCCGTTCCGCGCACCTACGCCTTCGCCGAGCCGGACATCAAGTCGGCCATCATCGGGCTCTACAGCCTGAACGCCCTGGTGACGGTCGAGGCCCGCGAGGGCCGGTTCGTTCGCGGCGCCCGGTCGGGCTGGTTCGTCGCGCACCACCTGGCGTGCGTCGGCCGGTTCGAGACCGACTATGTCGCCGTCGCCGAGCGGTTTCTCCACGCGCCCTATCAGTGGGGCGGGCGGGAGAGCCTGGGTCTGGACTGCTCAGCGCTTGTCCAACAGGCGCTCTATGCCTGCGGCCGGGCCTGTCCGCGCGACACCGACATGCAGCGCGATTTCTTCCCGGAGATCGCCGAGGCCGACCGACGGCGCGGCGATCTGGTGTTCTGGAGGGGGCACGTGGCGATCCTGCTGGATCCCGACACCATCCTGCACGCCAACGCCCACCACATGGCCACCGCGATCGAGCCGCTAGCCGAGGCGATCACGCGTATCGCGGCGACGCCGACAGGCGGGGTGTTGGGGTACCGGCGGGTTTAG
- a CDS encoding prephenate dehydratase, with protein MSILKKIAFQGEPGANSHEACRTYFPDYEAYPCKTFEEAFEAIKSGVCQLGMIPIENSIAGRVADVHHLLPASGLKIIGERFKPIRFQLMANKGVKIEDVKVVSSMPIALSQCRNSLKRLGVETEAAGDTAGAAKALALKPNPTHAAVAPALAAEIYGLDILARDIEDERHNTTRFLVMTADKAPAAPDFTHRCVTSFVFRVRNLPAALYKALGGFATNGVNMTKLESYMEGGNFTATFFYAEVDGRPEDRNLALALDELKFFSERFEILGVYPADPFRDRGA; from the coding sequence ATGAGCATCCTCAAGAAGATCGCCTTCCAGGGCGAGCCCGGCGCCAACAGCCACGAGGCGTGCCGCACCTACTTCCCGGATTACGAAGCCTACCCCTGCAAGACCTTCGAGGAGGCCTTCGAGGCCATCAAGTCGGGCGTTTGCCAGTTGGGCATGATCCCGATCGAGAACTCGATCGCTGGCCGCGTGGCCGACGTCCACCACCTGCTGCCCGCCTCGGGCCTCAAGATCATCGGCGAGCGCTTCAAGCCGATCCGCTTCCAACTGATGGCCAACAAGGGCGTCAAGATCGAGGACGTGAAGGTCGTCAGCTCGATGCCGATCGCGCTGAGCCAGTGCCGCAACAGCTTGAAGCGCCTGGGCGTCGAGACCGAGGCCGCCGGCGACACCGCCGGCGCGGCCAAGGCCCTGGCCCTGAAGCCCAATCCGACCCATGCCGCCGTCGCCCCGGCCCTGGCCGCCGAGATCTACGGCCTCGACATCCTGGCGCGCGACATTGAGGACGAGCGCCACAACACCACGCGCTTCCTGGTGATGACGGCCGACAAGGCCCCGGCCGCGCCCGACTTCACGCATCGCTGCGTAACCAGCTTCGTGTTCCGCGTCCGCAACCTGCCCGCCGCGCTGTACAAGGCGCTGGGCGGGTTTGCGACCAACGGCGTCAACATGACCAAGCTGGAAAGCTACATGGAGGGCGGCAATTTCACGGCCACCTTCTTCTACGCCGAGGTCGACGGCCGCCCCGAGGACCGCAACCTCGCTCTGGCCCTGGACGAGCTGAAGTTCTTCTCCGAGCGCTTCGAGATCCTGGGGGTGTACCCGGCCGATCCGTTCCGGGATCGGGGGGCTTAG